From the genome of Papaver somniferum cultivar HN1 unplaced genomic scaffold, ASM357369v1 unplaced-scaffold_10, whole genome shotgun sequence:
GGTCTAGTTTTTCGCTTCTCTTGCCCCCAAACTTCCTCTCAAAATGGCAAGGAAGAACGTATGATACGCCGTGTCAATGATATCACCCGCACCCTTATGTCCCATGCTTCTGTTCCACCAAAATTTTGGGTCTATTCTCTACTTATGGATGTTTATCTTCATAATATTCTTCCCacaaaaatcctaaatttttCCTCTACCGTGTCTATTCTCTATCAACGCCAACCAACATATGACCATCTTCGTACTTTTAATTGTCTTTTCTACCCTAATATCTCCTCCACAACTCCTCACAAACTTGCCCCCGCTCCACTAAATGTGTCTTCCTTGGTTTTCCTCCCAACCACCGTGGATATCACTGCCTTTATCTTACCACAAACAAGATTATCATTTCCATTCATGTGACTTTTGAGGAGTTTGTTTTTCCTTTCACCGATCCTCCAACACCCTTATCCGAAAATGAATCCTCTTTTTCTCCCTTTCATTCCCCCTACATTTCCTACAATCTTCCTCCTACCAATCCTACTGTCACCTCTTCCGCACCCACTCCACATCCATACACACCACCTCACCGGCGTCTTAACAATTTCCCCACCTGCCCCACCAACGACCGTCCAACTTCCACCTCTTCACCTTCCCCACTGTCTCATGTTCCTAATATCTCTACATCCCACTACAGAAACGTTCTGCACAGTACCCTGCCACCTACAGAACCCTACCACCTCCTGCTTCCAATATTCCTTTCCCCACTCCCACTCCCACTACGTCACTGAACAGAACACTGCCACCTCCTGCTTCCGCTCTCCCTTCTACAGAAATTCGCCCCCCTCCCTCCAAACCAACTACCACTCCCATTACAGCCCACCGACCACATTCTTCCTCACCTACTGCACCGTACCCACTGTCTCCCACTACCACTCTCACTACTTCCATCCACAGAACCATGCCACCTCCTGCTTCCACTCTCCCTTCTACAGAAAATCATTCCACTCCCTCAAATCCAACTGCCACTCCCACTACAGTGTCACCCTCAGCCACAGCTCCTTCGCCTCCTCCCATACATACAGCTCCTTCTCGACCTACCACTCGTGCCTCTCGTGGCATTTTCCGCCCTATAAATCGTCTTAACTTTCATGTCCAAACCCTTCATCATATCTCTCATCTTCCTCGTTCTCACTTGCATGCTCTTAGGGACATAAACTGGAATGCTGCCATGAATGACGAGTACAAtgctatgttgaaaactaatacttgggaacttgTATCACGACCACGTGATgctcatgttattcgttccatgtggATGTTTCGTCATAAATATAACGCTGATGGATCCTTACAGCGACACAAGGCTCGTCTTGTTGCCAATGGcaaatctgagcaagttggagtTGACTAttttgaaacgtttagtccggttgttaaacctGCTACTATTCGTACTATTCTCACTATTGCTACATCACGATCTTGGCCTATACATCAACTAGATGTCaagaatgcttttcttcatggtgatctaACCGAGACAGTACATATGCATCAGCCTCCAGGATTTGTTGACCCTGATCACCCGGATTACGTATGTAGATTACGTAGATCACTCTATGGCCTCAAGCAGGCTCCACGGGCGTGGTTTCAGAAATTTTCCAAATTTATCACAAGTTGTGGTTTCCGCGGTAGTGTATGTGATCCCTTACTTTTTGTTTATCAATCAGGATCCGAAACGGCGTACTTActtttatatgttgatgacattattttcactgcctctactgatgctctccTATGCCGCTTCATTGATCTGATGAAGAGAGAGTTTgctatgtctgaccttggtccGCTACATCATTTTCTAGGCATCACGGTTACTCGTTCATCCTCAGGATTATTTTTGTCTCAGTCAATATATGCAAGGACATCATCGCGCGTGCTTCCATGACAAAATGTAATCCAGTGGCTACTCCAGTCGACACCGATTCCAAGCTTAGTGCCACCTCTGGCCCAGCATTTTCCGATCTCACTCTATATAGAAGCCTAGCAGGTGCTCTTCAGTACCTCACTTTTACTCGGCCAGATATTGCATACGCAGTTCAGCAGGAATGTCTATTTATGCATGACCCCCGTGAGCCTCACATGCATGCCCTCAAGCGAATCCTTCGCTATCTTCAGGGTACTATCAACCACGGACTGTTTCTCTCGGTTTCCACTATTTCTGGCTTAACAacatactctgatgctgactgggcgggTTGTCCTGACTCTCGACGATCGACATCTGACTTTTGTATCTTTCCTGGTGACAATCTCATCTCCTGGTCCTCCAAGCGACAAGCAACAGTGTCTCGATccagtgctgaagctgaatacCGGGGAGTAGCAAATACAGTTGCTGAGACAACATGGCTTCGCAACCTTCTTCTATAGCTCCATCTACCTCTACGACGTGCTACCATTGTCTACTGTGACAATGTAAGTGCGATATATATGTCTGGAGATCCTGTTCAACATCAGCGcaccaaacatgtggagattgatatacattttgttcgtgaacgagTTCGTATTGGTGATATTCAAGTCTTACACGTCCCCTCTGAGAACCAGTATGCTGACATCTTCACCAAGGGGCGTCCTCGACAGTTATTTGTtcgttttcgttctagtcttagcgTTTGTTCCTATGCCGCTCAGACTAAGAGGGTgtaatagactttatattatcctGTTACCTTAGTTACCTTTTGGAGATTATATCCCTTTACTTTGGTTGTAATGACAAAAAATATTATTAAGACTTTTATATACATTGGTCCCCGGAGAACATTTCTCGAGAGGGGGaattatcatcaaatccaagatTAATATTATAGCATACGCCTGGGCTTTGAGTCCCATgaccttgactttctttgactAGCTTTCACGGAACTTACTACTTCCTTCCCTCCTCTCCGGTCCTCCGGATCTCTCCATCCAGCCGGAATAAACCCTAGACCAAACAAATCATCAAATCCAACTACAGAAAACCAAACCAGGATCACCCAAAAGTATACCTCTCAGATATATCTTCTGGTAATAGtctccttcttcttttcattCTACAAATACCGATTGGGATCACGCAGATTTGTAAGTCGTGGTTTCATATGGGAATGTAGTGGAGGAACTACAATCTCTTTGAATCCAAGCCGCATAACGATCTTTCCTCTCACAAACATTAAATGAATGTTTCAATTCCAAGTATCTTGTTTGTCAGACCTTttcacatttatcttcattgattTTTCAGTTCTTAACTTTATCGTAGTTCCTATTTCGAGTTTGAAGAGAGGAGAGAATACAAATTCAATGTCGGGAGAATAGGAAACCCTGTATGGAACTTGCAATTGTAAATTATTTCTCCCTTCCCCCTGCAAGTGCGAAATTAGGAAATCTAAATTGTGTTTCCAAATTTGGTTTGATTTCCTGTGTTTTGGGCTTAATATTATTAAGCGTAATTGAAGCCTATATAAGAGGCCTATTGTAGAGTTCCACATCCAATTAGTTATTGTTCTCTTGTTAAATTTTTGTGAATCTATTAATTTCTTCGCACAAGTTTTCATTGTTTATGATTTGTAGATCTTTGATACAATCGATATACTacattagggttttgaagatggCCTTTTCATCTCCATCTCGAGCAAGTGATATCTCTGTACCTGTTAACAATATGGTTTCTGCTTATCATAAGAAACATATTGATCCGTCTGAAACCAAGGACCTGGAATTACAAGCGAGGTGGTCAAGATTGATGGTGGCACAAGATCGTGCGAACCGAGGAGGAAAAAATATCAGTCAAGCGACAGAAAGAAGAGTTGAAGGCTGCAGCTGATGAGAGGCTGAGAGAGTTGAGATCAAAGGCCTTCTTTACTCCCAAAATGCGGTGGCTGACAGTTACTGAGGTGAATAATAAGATGCAGAAGAAAATCAGGAAACGGCCGGCGTGGGCCTCAAATAACGTTGAGAAGTGCATAAAGGTATTCGAAGAGTATTTGAGAGAGAGGATATCCAGGCTACGCTGATCAATACACTACCATAACTTCTCTCATATTGCTGCCATTGCTTCAGTATTTCAGACAGGGTTTTATGTAGTATTTTGATTATTCTGATTATCAGTTTCGTTGAAAGAAAAAGGATGGCTAGCTCTAACCCGAGATGAGTGAAATCTCTTATCAATAAACTACTATAACTTCTGAATTCGTTTATGTAGATCCATAAATGTATTTTTTGTTTGTCTAAGGAATTGCTGGCAATAACTATTCTGCAGCAGCCTTATATATGATTACTTCTTTTTACAAGTGAACTTGAATTACCTAATTAGATGTGCTGAACACAACTGCTGAAGGATTAGAGTCACGCAACTGGCACATTATATGCGCCACTAATCTGTTTTCTGACTGTCTTTACTTTAACCACTTGGTTCACTGTAAATTACTAACTAGTAACGCAGGGTAGTAAGAACTTAAAAACGCTaaatttgaattcatcaaaactTACTTGAAATTCTTTACTAATGCTCAAAGGGTTAGATAATGAACAAGTAGAAATCTGaaattcttttctttcctttactAGTTGAATCCTCCTCTTTGAATCATACTTCTCCCGTCAGCATAAAAAGAGGTTTATCTATCTCTACTTTTTTGGAATATTTCATCTAGGCGTTGGTTCAGATTCTTCACCACATAGTCTTAATCAGCTTCCAGAAATCTCCGTTTCTTTCTTATAGAGTTGATACTTTTAATAATAAACCCAAAAATGTAAATAAACATTTGAAGTTTAAATCCTTATCAAAAGGGGAATTTAATTTAATGGCAGAGTTTATCCCGAATAAAAAGCCAGAAAGACATGAACAAGACCTAAAAACATATAAGAAACAAAAGTAATTTTAGTACTAATTATATAATCATTAGCACTGATAatgtccccacttgaccaccttgagGTTAGGTGTGGGGTTTTCATccaaaaggcctcggtgctatgtaggTAGATTGCCTTGTTTATATATCACCATATGGAACTTGTTCTCCTTCATGTGGGACTATCTTTACCTATTCCATGTGTGACTCACATGTGCGTATTGAGCCACacaactccaacaatctccaccttggcgagaatACACACCACCTCGCCACCTCCGTATGCTACCAATCGAACAATGATTACTGCACCGCATGCCTTTGGAACACTACTCAACACCTGAGCTTCCCGGCTCCACCTGCGCACTTAACCGGGTGACATTCCATAACCACTTTTCAGCCTGCCTACCGGCAACCTCCATCTTGCTCTAACACCATTTTGTAGGATCCCTACGGACCGCCGCACCCACTCCGGGCACGGccacatagcaccgatattgtccccacttgaccaccttgagGTTTGATGTGGGGTTTTCATccaaaaggcctcggtgctatgtaggGAGAATGTTTAGCTTAGCTTATATATAACCATATGGAACTCGTCTTTCTCCATGTGTGACTATCTTTAGCTACCCCATGTGTGACTCATATGTGTGTATTGAGCCACACAACtataacaatctccaccttggcgagaatAAACACCACCTCGCCACCTCCGCCTCCTACCAATCGGACAATGATTAGTGTCACCGCCCACGCACGCCCTTGGAACACTACTTAACACCTGAGCTTCTGGTTCCACCTGCATCCTTAACCGGGTGACATTCCATAACCACTCTTCAGCCCGACTACCGGCAGCCTGGACTtaacctggctctgataccattttgtAGGACCTTTACGGACCGCCGTACCCACTCCGGGCACGGCCACATAGAACCGATACTGTCTCCACTTGACCACCTTGAGGTTAGGTGTGGGGTTTTCATccaaaaggcctcggtgctatgtatgGAGAATGTCTAGCTTATATATCACCATATGGAACTTGTTCTCCTCCATGTGGGACAATCTTTAGCTACCCCATGTGTGACTCACATGTGTGTATTAAGCCACACAACTCCAataatctccaccttggcgagaatACACACCACCTCGACACGTCCGTATGCTAACAATCGAACAATGATTACTGCCACCGCACGCCTTTGGAACACTACTCAACACCTGAGCTTCCCGGCTCCACATGCGTCTTTAACCGGTTGACATTCCATAACCACTGTTTAGCCTGACTACCGACAGCctccaccttgctctgataccattttatAGGACCCCTACGGACCGCCGCACCTACTCCGGACacgaccacatagcaccgatattgtccccacttcaCTCAAAAGTTAGCTCAATTATAGCTACTTAAAAATACTCTCTAACATAAATTTTAGCCAAAATTGTTCCCTTAAAAAACTCTTTTGACCTAATCTCTAAAAAAAAGTTAAATTATCAACACATTAACCGTGATAATTTAAATTTTCACATTCGTATGTAGTAAAAATGCAATTATCACTTGTAAAATCATATGTCAAAGTCGCAATGGTTGGTGAAGGAACCTAGTTTCAGATAGGAAACTATAAAGCACCTGTAATGGTTGATGATTAACCTAGTTAAAAAAAGGAACCTAGTTTCAGATAGGAAACTATAAAGCACCTGTAATGGTTGACGATtagttttgaaaaggaaacttgAGAAATAAATAACCGGACCGATTCTTATGCAAATAATTGTGGAATTAATTAACCTAAAAGTAATTACCGCTAATAATAATGCATCAGTTAATTAATTTGTCTTTTGTACTTAAGAAAGAGAAATTTCCGCCCAGAAAAAACGAACAAGGCTAATATGTTGACTGATTATAAATGATATTAAGGAAAAGcaatgaccaaaagaaaaaaaaagtaaacccaACTTTTCAACTTTTTTATAAAACGAAGTTATTTTTCCAAATCATCATTATCAATTGAGGTTATATATTCTCAGTATTCCTTTAAAACTTTTCCACAACAATATCAATCGAAAAAAAGAAATGAACTTAAGTAAGATTTTGTctcttttcataaaatcaaatttCTAAAACTCCAACCATTGTTATTCTTTAAAAAGATTCTAAGATGATTTTTTTCTCAGTCATGATTACATAAAACCGGGTATTCTAAGATCATTAATTATATATGCCCATATAttacataattaacttagttttatttttttgatttagaAATTTGATGGGCTATATATAAAAATCATGTTTAATTTTATGGGTTATGTTAATAATCATAAAACACGTTTGGTTGAATTAATGACTTATATTATGTGCGCTATAGTTAATAAAAACATGAGctatatttaagaaaagcctaaaattttgaaagggtctattttttattttaagctATCACCATTAGTTATACATACCTGCAATAATTTTTTGGGTATAAAATATTCATTAAAAGATGTCAATCATGTAATGAAGTGAATTTGTACCTATCTATCGCATTCTCAAAAAATTCCTAAGGAGTTCTTGTTCGTCCTCACATGATTTCTAGAGTTCTAGTTGTTCTGGTTTGTTAAGCTTTTGGGGGTTTGGTGGTGTTACACCAGTCAATGCAGTTGATGGACCATCATCTTTCGGGCTTCTTCCCGCAcctcttttccttctttttttaacAACAAATGTGTGATGCTTAGCGCACTACAAAAAAGAAGGCTTCTAGGGACGGCCACTTCCAAGAAAAACGTCCCTAGTAGGTAGTTGTTGGGACAACTCACTCTAGCCGCCCCTAGTGATGTGTATTTGGGATGGTGTGGCATAAACCATCCAATTGTTTCTTTAGCAGGGACGACTCATGTCTGACCGTCACTATTGGTCCACTAGTAGGGACGAATTCGTCTCAGCAGTCCCAATTAAATAGattataccgttggtaatttaATTATTTTACGCCCCAGAGTATAGTTAAAtagttttcagtttcttcttattcttctcccgATCAGAAAcatttttctgtttttattttttcctgaaaaccctaaaattaaatttCCACGAAGTCGCAGCTGAAGACAACCATCATCCATCTTCACGAAATCCTCAGGAATCGATACCATCTCTGTGAAACCttcactttcttctccatctccacTAAGAAATCGAATCATGGAAACTTAGGGTAAGAATCTCTTTCTCAGCTTCGTGAATTTTTTCTGGTGTGATGTTTGAAACGAAGAATTTAAGGTTGCTTTTGGTAAAATCGCAGTATATTTGTTGATTCCCTTTGAATTTTTCAGGTTTGCTGTTTGATTAATTTGCTCGATTTTGTCTTTGACGTTTTTGGATTCAAAATTAAATCAAGTAAGCCTCTCTCCATTTCCAAACTTCTCTCGATCAATTTTGTTAACCTACAGATTAATTATATCTTTTGCCGATTTGGTTACTGATCGAATTCTCTCTATTGTAATGTGTATCTATCTGATCTCGTTCTTATTGTTTGTTTAGTTGATTGAATTATTAGTATTGTGATTTCAGTTTTGAGTGTGATGAATTAGGAATTACTGTCTGACTACTAACACAAGAGAAACATGTTTCTCTTAGAATTAATTAACATGTAGTGTCATCTGACTACTAACACAAGCTTTGGTTTCCCCTTTTAGCATATATGAGTCAAGCCATGTTGGGAATGCACTGTGTTTTTTCCTATGCCATTTTTAGACTTGGTGCTTCACATTAATTGTTAAATGCATGAATTATTTAGCTTTGTTCTGCTTCTGCTCTTTGGATAGGAAGTTTCCTGCTTGTTGTTGGTTGTATGTGCGGCATGTGCCTGTGAATTCTGTGTTGTTCAGCAATAATAGCAATAATAGAACATTGTTTAATTAGGTGACTGGAACTGATCGAGGAGTTTCGCTAACTAAAAGAAGGGCATAAAGATGTAGCTGAAGTGGCTCAGAAATTACAAAAGTACCGTGTTTACGAGCCTGTTAAATACCCACTTATATTTGGAGGTAATTCCATACTCACTACCATTTTGCATTCATCGTTGAACTTAGTTTATATGCATTTGATGTTTCGTTGAATTACTGGTTGGGTTGTTAACATATGGCGCATACCAAATTTGGTTTTCAGAGTGGGATGTGCTTTATTGTTCTGTGCCTACATCTCCTGGAGGTGGCTACCGCGGTGCATTAgggcttttttttttaaacaaaacaGATGATTCAAGTAGTTGAAGCTCCTGCTTgcgttaaaaataaaatttatcctATGCTCATTATGAGATTGGTCTTTAAAATTCTCTTTACATATTACGTGATACATGTGCAATAAATGTATTGGATGAAAAATGGATTCAAGTTATTTTCGAGCCTCAAGAACTGAAGGTTGGAGGTTTCAATAATagacaagaaaaaaagaagtctGGTACGTGCAGACTTAAGTAATAAGGATTGAACCATGTTTTTGGATTTCTTGCAGGACTTAGGAGGAGTGTTAAGAGTTGCCGATTGAGATGGATGAACTAGTTGCGAACCGATCAAATGAATGCATAGGAAGAGTGCATAATTCTCCAACTTCAACATCACTGGGGAAACAAGTAAGAGAAGAGGGTCTATTTTTATATTCCATTTCCTTTTAACATAAAAACAAGTAGTAATAATGTTCGTGTTTAGATGGTCGAAAATAGCTCGTAAGATGCCTGAAAGAACTGATAATGAGATAAAGAACTATTGGAGAACTCATCTGCGGAAGAAAACACAAATTGAAGAACAAGGTAGTATTTCcctgcattattttgtttttctgCTTCTGCTCTTTGGATAGGAGGAAGTTTCATGCTTGTTGTTGGTTGGATGTGCCTGTGAATTCTATCCTTTTTAGCAATAAAAGCAATTATAGGAATTCTGTCCACTCGATCTCTGTTATGGCATAAATggtttttgttcttttatttagGTATACATGGGTCATTTCTTTACAAGCTTTTTAAGCAGTTTTTCCTATTTGGATAACTTGATAGGACATGCAGAACATGGTGGATAAAAGTCTTATTTGTTACTCTTATGCACAGTTGGTTTACTCTTATGCACAGTTGGTTTACTCTTATGCACAGTTGATAAAAGTCTGATTAGTAATGTTGTTGTGAGGCAACGAGTATTCCTGCATCAAAAATGTAGTTAACAATCTATCAGATGCTAAGGCTTTATGTACACTTTTTATGCTAAGGCTTTTGTGTTGTCAATTATTGCTACtataacaaattttctggtgtttTCTTGCCTTCCTTGGTTCAATAAGTGACACAGATGTAGATCTATTAGGGAAGTGTTGACTGTTAAGATACTATGCATTTAAGTAGGTCAAGAAAACAAACTGGTTTCTTCATGCAGAACTGATTGTTGCCACTGTGAATGTGTCGATCTTTGTTTCGGTTTCCCTTACTGAGAATAATGTAACTGTTTGATGATGTATTGAGTAGATTGATGATTTCGTTTTACAACGACTTATGTTTGTTGCAAGATATGCGACACGGAAAGGTGCAGGAAGGGTTCTAATCCGTGTTGGGCATTTCAGATGCAAAAAGAGTTTGTTTATTACCTTTAGTTGTCCAAGGTACAATCAAAGGTAAGAAGTCAGGTATCCAGCTGTACTCGAGATATTTCAAAGAAAGAGATAGGGCCACTTCTTAAACTTTGCAACCAGGTGACATTGATTATCTAATATCTGTTTTAAGTTTGTATCCATCTTAGAGATCTAAACATAACCACGCATCGAGTTTGTCAATCTCATATCGACCAATTGTCTGGCAGGCACCAAAAGCTGTGCGATGAAATGTTGTGAAATCATCTAAGTCTCTGGGAGGGGTTCCAAGAAGTCACATAACAACAACTGAGAATGTACTATAAGATTCTTGGATTCGTTAATGACCCGCTGATGCAaaatcatgtgagttctattatttattatttcaacaTGATACTGTATACACCTTATTCTAGCAGATTTTGTGTtattctttccttatctctttgttATGAGCATGTCATGCAAGAGAATATATTTCTTAATCTTTTCGGGCAAATAACAGTTCTAGATCATTTTTTGAGTGAATTGGTCaaagatttttctatttttttgacTTCAGAAGTATATAACCTTACTaatattgttgtttcttttggtaTCCCTCAATTTAGGTTCCTTCATTTTTGATCCGCAAGCTCTATTACTCAATTATTTTCGTCCATCAAGATACAACTATTCAATAGGTGAGTCCAATTCTACCGTGTGAAGCTGCTCAAACTGTTCATTTCCATTTTCTCTTATGAGCAAGCGTGAACTGAGTATATAGCTTAGGATACAATTTGTTTAGTTAATTTCAGGAGCTATAAAGGGTCGTTCTGGAGCAGAAGCACTCAAATACACTTCCAGTGCAGACTGAAAATATCACCTTTTGgttgtttttcatattttttgttctttttgtatgAGACTTGGTAGTGTAAATGACTGAATCTTTTTTGTAAACAACTTGATTTCATGagtgagaatctattttgggatAAAATGCATTCTGAATGATTGTTTAACAGGGTAAAGGGAAAGGCATCCTGCCAAAGAAACTGAaaagaaattttattttatttttgaactttaGCAACGCTTATTAGGTGTTACTAATAGGCATTATATGACCGTTGGAAATACATCTGGGACGGATTAAGAAACCGTCCCTACATCCCTACATCCGTCCCAAAAAGTACTACTGACGGTTTTATAAGTCCGTCCCTAGAACCCAAACCGTCCCCagaagtattagtgacggtggatcGGGCGACGCTAACAAAACCGTCCCTAATACCCTTTTGGGACGGCCTTTTGCCTCTTGGGACGTTTTTTTGACCGTCCCAAGAgcccttctgttttgtagtggCGGCTCCGATCTGTTCTGCGATTTACACAAAGAATCACATGGAATCAGTAATGTAAGTAAACCAGTTAACAAGCTGCgtaaaatcaaaatccaactaaaatcaaataCCAACTCCTAAACCACCTCAGGAAAATCAGACTACACAAATAACATTATTAGTTTATCAAATATTTGAGTATACCGAGTAGGATATTGTTCTGACTTTAAAACATAGAGGAGGGATTTAACTAAAATCAGTCATTAGAAATAAGATTTGAAACTAACTTCAGTACTTGTTTTGATACTTAATGTTCCGATGCCGCAGAGAAAAGCGATGATGAAAATCCCATTTCCGATTCACCTCATACCAATTAATATCCAAATCAACCATTTTCTATC
Proteins encoded in this window:
- the LOC113326267 gene encoding uncharacterized protein LOC113326267, producing the protein MTKCNPVATPVDTDSKLSATSGPAFSDLTLYRSLAGALQYLTFTRPDIAYAVQQECLFMHDPREPHMHALKRILRYLQGTINHGLFLSVSTISGLTTYSDADWAGCPDSRRSTSDFCIFPGDNLISWSSKRQATVSRSSAEAEYRGVANTVAETTWLRNLLL